A genomic stretch from Kribbella amoyensis includes:
- a CDS encoding TAXI family TRAP transporter solute-binding subunit, with translation MRTRRLPAAVVAIAAACSLVACGGQREPDAGGAGTEGGRLTIATGNTTGVYYQLGGAMAKVISDKVEGYRATASETGASVQNVQGLVAGNYDVAFSLGDTATDAVKGQNSFQQPQDVVALTRLYPNYTQVAVRASAGITKIADLKGKRVSTGSPNSGTEVIARRLLTAAGLDPARDITAQRLGLPESVDAMKSGSIDALVWSGGIPTGGITDLTTSLGKDVKLIPITDLLPALQSKYGTIYQEGTIPAAAYKQPADVATIIVPNVLLVRKNMPDELAEKLTKVIYENKDALVQVNAAAKDITLETAAQTDPVPLHPGSKKAIDSLK, from the coding sequence ATGAGAACCCGTCGCCTCCCCGCCGCTGTGGTCGCGATCGCCGCCGCCTGCTCCCTGGTCGCCTGCGGTGGCCAGCGCGAACCCGACGCCGGCGGTGCCGGTACCGAAGGTGGCCGGCTCACCATCGCCACCGGCAACACCACCGGCGTGTACTACCAGCTCGGTGGCGCGATGGCGAAGGTGATCTCCGACAAGGTCGAGGGGTACCGGGCCACCGCGAGCGAGACCGGCGCCTCGGTGCAGAACGTGCAGGGCCTGGTGGCCGGCAACTACGACGTGGCGTTCTCGCTCGGCGACACCGCGACCGACGCGGTGAAGGGCCAGAACAGCTTCCAGCAGCCGCAGGACGTGGTCGCGCTGACCCGGCTGTACCCGAACTACACCCAGGTCGCGGTCCGCGCCTCGGCCGGGATCACCAAGATCGCCGACCTGAAGGGCAAGCGGGTCTCCACCGGCTCGCCGAACTCCGGCACCGAGGTGATCGCGCGCCGGCTGCTCACCGCGGCCGGCCTCGACCCGGCCCGCGACATCACCGCGCAGCGGCTCGGTCTGCCCGAGTCGGTGGACGCGATGAAGAGCGGCTCGATCGACGCGCTGGTCTGGTCCGGCGGTATCCCGACCGGTGGGATCACCGACCTGACCACGAGCCTGGGCAAGGACGTCAAGCTGATCCCGATCACCGACCTGCTGCCCGCGCTGCAGTCGAAGTACGGCACGATCTACCAGGAGGGCACGATCCCGGCCGCGGCGTACAAGCAGCCGGCCGACGTGGCGACCATCATCGTCCCGAACGTGCTGCTGGTCCGGAAGAACATGCCCGACGAGCTGGCCGAGAAGCTGACCAAGGTGATTTACGAGAACAAGGACGCGCTGGTCCAGGTGAACGCGGCCGCCAAGGACATCACCCTGGAGACCGCGGCCCAGACCGACCCGGTGCCGCTGCACCCCGGCTCGAAGAAGGCGATCGACTCGCTCAAGTAA